The Cinclus cinclus chromosome 3, bCinCin1.1, whole genome shotgun sequence genome has a window encoding:
- the BICRAL gene encoding BRD4-interacting chromatin-remodeling complex-associated protein-like isoform X1: MDDDDDESCLLDLIGDPQALNYFLHGPSSKSSNEDLTNTEYSVANSNSIFANSNNTDPKSSVKGVSGQLGEGPSDGLQLSSSLQFLEDELVSSPLPDLTEDQPFDILQKSLQEANITEQTLAEEAYLDASVGSSQQFAQAQLHPSSSASFTQASNVSNYSGQTLQPIGVTQVVQQPVGASFASNTVGVQHGFMQHVGISVPGQHLSNSSQISGSGQIQLIGSFSNQPSMMTINNLDGSQIILKGNGQQTPANMSSGLLVHRQTPNGNSLFSNSSSSPVAQPVTVPFNSTNFQTSLPVHNIIIQRGLAPNSNKVPINIQPKPIQMGQQTAYNVNNLGIQQHHVQQGIPFASANSPQSSVVGPHMSVNIVNQQQNTRKSVAPQTVSNAGGSIVIHSPMGQPHAPQNQFLIPTSLSVNSNSVHHVQAINGQLLQTQPSQLVPGQVSAEHVMLSRNSTNMLRANQSYSGQMLNNQNTAVQLVSGQTFTAPGNQVIVNHGTSQIVGGQVPLQQASPTVLHLSPSQANVSQGRSSFTTMSPGQSTVSNMSASNRFAAASSSGSVHPSLGASVQSVAPGGNFTGDQLVQNRAQVAVSASHRLPASSSKSVSTFSHTSVGVTQQQFAFGQKKAVNQTSPVSASKTQDNLRQPQLTSLLSNTLSGQDSGGKIIQQSLGTAQPQEKVIGSSSVQQSIQVDGHLVGQKRPAAKQLTKGAFILQQLQKDQVHAVTPDKSRFRSLNDAVQRLLSYHVCQGSLPTEDDLRKVDSEFESVATQLLKRTQAMLNKYRCLLIEDAMRINPSAEMVMIDRMFNQEERASLTRDKRLALVDPDGYQADFCCSAKQFEKTAEEAQSSKSDHQPSKTLPSRSQTTKTQTRDRPKSSSAESTNHSKLPLVPNNILTPQEGKASSKKSESLTKALKFEKANCSSESQYVARSEERMSRKDLAKSTENSSSSEDLSKIVSRGSQETHNKISRNTVQSFSKVTCNNSLQDKTLRSSPKNEVLHPDNRKGSGEAQQDLLLSKSLETTFKNILELKKTGRQPQNEAASSGSVELEFPNFSPIASQENCLEKFIPDHSESVVETDSILEAAVNSILEC; encoded by the exons ATggatgatgacgatgatgaaTCCTGTCTCCTTGATCTTATTGG gGACCCACAAGCGCTGAATTATTTTCTACATGGACCTAGTAGTAAATCT AGCAATGAAGACTTGACTAATACAGAATATTCTGTAGCCAACTCAAATTCAATTTTCGCCAACTCCAAT AACACTGATCCTAAGTCGTCTGTAAAAGGTGTAAGTGGTCAGCTTGGAGAGGGGCCTAGTGATGGACTGCAGCTGTCCAGTAGCCTTCAGTTTCTTGAAGATGAACTTGTGTCTTCTCCTTTACCTGATCTTACTGAGGATCAGCCTTTTGATATTCTTCAGAAATCTTTGCAGGAGGCCAATATTACTGAACAGACTTTGGCAGAAGAGGCATATTTGGATGCCAGTGTAGGTTCTAGCCAACAGTTTGCACAAGCTCAGCTTCATCCTTCTTCATCAGCATCCTTTACTCAGGCTTCTAATGTTTCTAATTACTCAGGTCAGACGTTGCAACCTATAGGAGTTACTCAAGTGGTACAGCAACCTGTTGGAGCATCTTTTGCAAGCAATACAGTCGGTGTGCAACATGGCTTTATGCAACACGTTGGAATTAGTGTTCCTGGCCAGCATTTGTCTAATAGCAGCCAGATTAGTGGTTCTGGGCAGATACAGCTGATTGGTTCATTTAGTAATCAACCTTCCATGATGACCATCAATAACCTCGATGGATCTCAGATAATACTGAAAGGCAATGGTCAGCAAACACCTGCAAACATGAGCAGTGGTCTCTTGGTTCATAGACAAACTCCAAATGGAAACTCGCTGTTCAGTAACTCAAGTTCGAGTCCAGTAGCACAACCCGTAACTGTTCCATTTAACAGCACAAATTTTCAGACTTCGTTGCCTGTCCATAATATCATCATTCAAAGGGGTTTGGCGCCAAACTCTAACAAAGTTCCTATTAATATCCAACCAAAGCCTATTCAAATGGGTCAGCAGACTGCTTATAATGTGAATAACTTGGGAATACAGCAACATCATGTACAGCAAGGGATTCCATTTGCTTCTGCAAACTCACCTCAAAGTTCGGTAGTTGGTCCTCATATGTCAGTTAATATTGTTAATCAACaacaaaatacaagaaaatcAGTTGCACCTCAGACAGTTAGCAATGCTGGAGGTAGTATTGTTATCCATTCTCCTATGGGACAGCCTCATGCACCTCAAAACCAGTTTCTCATACCTACAAGTTTGTCTGTTAATTCTAATTCAGTTCATCATGTCCAGGCCATAAATGGACAACTTCTTCAGACTCAGCCTTCCCAGCTGGTTCCTGGCCAAGTGTCTGCTGAGCATGTAATGCTCAGCAGGAACTCTACAAACATGCTAAGAGCCAACCAGTCGTATTCAGGACAGATGCTGAATAATCAGAACACAGCTGTTCAGCTTGTTTCGGGCCAGACATTCACAGCTCCTGGAAACCAAGTTATAGTAAATCATGGAACTTCCCAAATTGTTGGTGGAcaggtgccactgcagcaggcGTCACCAACGGTGTTGCATTTGTCACCCAGCCAAGCTAACGTTTCTCAAGGCAGATCGAGTTTTACCACCATGTCACCTGGGCAGTCCACAGTCTCAAATATGTCAGCTTCTAATAGGTTTGCTGCTGCGAGTTCTTCTGGTTCAGTACACCCCAGCTTGGGAGCATCAGTTCAGTCTGTCGCACCGGGAGGGAACTTTACAGGGGATCAGCTGGTCCAGAACAGAGCTCAAGTTGCCGTCAGTGCATCGCATCGTCTTCCAGCATCCTCCTCTAAGTCTGTCAGCACCTTCAGTCACACGTCTGTGGGAGTAACACAGCAGCAGTTTGCCTTTGGTCAG AAAAAGGCTGTGAACCAGACATCACCAGTTTCTGCATCGAAGACACAGGACAATTTGAGACAGCCTCAGCTAACAAGTCTCCTGAGCAACACACTATCAG GACAGGACTCTGGAGGAAAAATCATCCAACAGTCTCTAGGAACAGCACAGCCACAAGAAAAAGTGATAGGATCATCATCAGTTCAGCAGAGTATCCAG GTGGATGGTCATTTAGTTGGACAGAAAAGGCCTGCTGCTAAACAGTTAACTAAAGGAGCTTT TATTCTGCAGCAATTGCAGAAGGATCAGGTACATGCTGTGACACCAGATAAAAGTCGGTTCAGATCATTAAATGATGCAGTTCAGAGACTCCTCTCATACCATGTGTGCCAGGGATCGCTGCCAACAGAAGATGATTTAAgaaaag TGGACAGTGAATTTGAATCTGTAGCTACACAGCTTCTGAAGAGGACGCAGGCTATGCTGAACAAATACAGATGTTTGCTTATAGAAGATGCAATG cGGATAAATCCCTCTGCAGAAATGGTTATGATTGATAGGATGTTTAACCAGGAGGAAAGAGCATCTCTGACCCGGGATAAGCGTCTTGCACTTGTGGATCCTG ATGGTTATCAGGCCGATTTTTGTTGTTCTGCCAAACAATTTGAGAAAACAGCTGAAGAAGCACAGTCCAGCAAAAGTGACCATCAGCCTAGCAAAACGTTACCTTCTCGAAGTCAGActaccaaaacccaaaccagagaCCGACCAAAATCCAGCTCAGCAGAGTCCACAAATCACAGTAAACTTCCTCTAGTGCCTAAcaacattctgacaccacaagaaggaaaagcttcCTCTAAAAAATCTGAGAGCCTCACTAAAGCTTTAAAGTTTGAAAAAGCTAATTGTTCTTCTGAGAGCCAATATGTGGCCCGTTCTGAAGAAAGGATGAGTAGGAAAGATCTTGCCAAGTCCACTGAGAATTCTTCGAGTTCTGAAGACTTGTCAAAAATTGTGTCAAGAGGCAGTCAAGAAACACACAATAAAATATCAAGGAACACAGTTCAGTCTTTCTCAAAGGTAACGTGTAATAATTCACTTCAAGACAAAACTCTGAGGAGCTCTCCAAAGAATGAGGTTTTGCATCCTGATAACAGGAAAGGCTCTGGTGAAGCCCAGCAAGACTTGCTGCTCAGTAAGAGTTTAGAAACtacatttaaaaacatcttAGAACTTAAAAAAACTGGGAGGCAGCCACAAAATGAGGCAGCGAGTAGTGGCTCGGTTGAATTAGAGTTCCCTAATTTTTCGCCTATTGCTTCACAAGAGAACTGCCTGGAAAAGTTTATTCCAGACCACAGTGAAAGTGTTGTAGAAACTGACTCTATTTTAGAAGCAGCTGTAAATAGTATCTTAGAGTGTTAA
- the BICRAL gene encoding BRD4-interacting chromatin-remodeling complex-associated protein-like isoform X4, whose amino-acid sequence MDDDDDESCLLDLIGDPQALNYFLHGPSSKSSNEDLTNTEYSVANSNSIFANSNNTDPKSSVKGVSGQLGEGPSDGLQLSSSLQFLEDELVSSPLPDLTEDQPFDILQKSLQEANITEQTLAEEAYLDASVGSSQQFAQAQLHPSSSASFTQASNVSNYSGQTLQPIGVTQVVQQPVGASFASNTVGVQHGFMQHVGISVPGQHLSNSSQISGSGQIQLIGSFSNQPSMMTINNLDGSQIILKGNGQQTPANMSSGLLVHRQTPNGNSLFSNSSSSPVAQPVTVPFNSTNFQTSLPVHNIIIQRGLAPNSNKVPINIQPKPIQMGQQTAYNVNNLGIQQHHVQQGIPFASANSPQSSVVGPHMSVNIVNQQQNTRKSVAPQTVSNAGGSIVIHSPMGQPHAPQNQFLIPTSLSVNSNSVHHVQAINGQLLQTQPSQLVPGQVSAEHVMLSRNSTNMLRANQSYSGQMLNNQNTAVQLVSGQTFTAPGNQVIVNHGTSQIVGGQVPLQQASPTVLHLSPSQANVSQGRSSFTTMSPGQSTVSNMSASNRFAAASSSGSVHPSLGASVQSVAPGGNFTGDQLVQNRAQVAVSASHRLPASSSKSVSTFSHTSVGVTQQQFAFGQKKAVNQTSPVSASKTQDNLRQPQLTSLLSNTLSGQDSGGKIIQQSLGTAQPQEKVIGSSSVQQSIQRINPSAEMVMIDRMFNQEERASLTRDKRLALVDPDGYQADFCCSAKQFEKTAEEAQSSKSDHQPSKTLPSRSQTTKTQTRDRPKSSSAESTNHSKLPLVPNNILTPQEGKASSKKSESLTKALKFEKANCSSESQYVARSEERMSRKDLAKSTENSSSSEDLSKIVSRGSQETHNKISRNTVQSFSKVTCNNSLQDKTLRSSPKNEVLHPDNRKGSGEAQQDLLLSKSLETTFKNILELKKTGRQPQNEAASSGSVELEFPNFSPIASQENCLEKFIPDHSESVVETDSILEAAVNSILEC is encoded by the exons ATggatgatgacgatgatgaaTCCTGTCTCCTTGATCTTATTGG gGACCCACAAGCGCTGAATTATTTTCTACATGGACCTAGTAGTAAATCT AGCAATGAAGACTTGACTAATACAGAATATTCTGTAGCCAACTCAAATTCAATTTTCGCCAACTCCAAT AACACTGATCCTAAGTCGTCTGTAAAAGGTGTAAGTGGTCAGCTTGGAGAGGGGCCTAGTGATGGACTGCAGCTGTCCAGTAGCCTTCAGTTTCTTGAAGATGAACTTGTGTCTTCTCCTTTACCTGATCTTACTGAGGATCAGCCTTTTGATATTCTTCAGAAATCTTTGCAGGAGGCCAATATTACTGAACAGACTTTGGCAGAAGAGGCATATTTGGATGCCAGTGTAGGTTCTAGCCAACAGTTTGCACAAGCTCAGCTTCATCCTTCTTCATCAGCATCCTTTACTCAGGCTTCTAATGTTTCTAATTACTCAGGTCAGACGTTGCAACCTATAGGAGTTACTCAAGTGGTACAGCAACCTGTTGGAGCATCTTTTGCAAGCAATACAGTCGGTGTGCAACATGGCTTTATGCAACACGTTGGAATTAGTGTTCCTGGCCAGCATTTGTCTAATAGCAGCCAGATTAGTGGTTCTGGGCAGATACAGCTGATTGGTTCATTTAGTAATCAACCTTCCATGATGACCATCAATAACCTCGATGGATCTCAGATAATACTGAAAGGCAATGGTCAGCAAACACCTGCAAACATGAGCAGTGGTCTCTTGGTTCATAGACAAACTCCAAATGGAAACTCGCTGTTCAGTAACTCAAGTTCGAGTCCAGTAGCACAACCCGTAACTGTTCCATTTAACAGCACAAATTTTCAGACTTCGTTGCCTGTCCATAATATCATCATTCAAAGGGGTTTGGCGCCAAACTCTAACAAAGTTCCTATTAATATCCAACCAAAGCCTATTCAAATGGGTCAGCAGACTGCTTATAATGTGAATAACTTGGGAATACAGCAACATCATGTACAGCAAGGGATTCCATTTGCTTCTGCAAACTCACCTCAAAGTTCGGTAGTTGGTCCTCATATGTCAGTTAATATTGTTAATCAACaacaaaatacaagaaaatcAGTTGCACCTCAGACAGTTAGCAATGCTGGAGGTAGTATTGTTATCCATTCTCCTATGGGACAGCCTCATGCACCTCAAAACCAGTTTCTCATACCTACAAGTTTGTCTGTTAATTCTAATTCAGTTCATCATGTCCAGGCCATAAATGGACAACTTCTTCAGACTCAGCCTTCCCAGCTGGTTCCTGGCCAAGTGTCTGCTGAGCATGTAATGCTCAGCAGGAACTCTACAAACATGCTAAGAGCCAACCAGTCGTATTCAGGACAGATGCTGAATAATCAGAACACAGCTGTTCAGCTTGTTTCGGGCCAGACATTCACAGCTCCTGGAAACCAAGTTATAGTAAATCATGGAACTTCCCAAATTGTTGGTGGAcaggtgccactgcagcaggcGTCACCAACGGTGTTGCATTTGTCACCCAGCCAAGCTAACGTTTCTCAAGGCAGATCGAGTTTTACCACCATGTCACCTGGGCAGTCCACAGTCTCAAATATGTCAGCTTCTAATAGGTTTGCTGCTGCGAGTTCTTCTGGTTCAGTACACCCCAGCTTGGGAGCATCAGTTCAGTCTGTCGCACCGGGAGGGAACTTTACAGGGGATCAGCTGGTCCAGAACAGAGCTCAAGTTGCCGTCAGTGCATCGCATCGTCTTCCAGCATCCTCCTCTAAGTCTGTCAGCACCTTCAGTCACACGTCTGTGGGAGTAACACAGCAGCAGTTTGCCTTTGGTCAG AAAAAGGCTGTGAACCAGACATCACCAGTTTCTGCATCGAAGACACAGGACAATTTGAGACAGCCTCAGCTAACAAGTCTCCTGAGCAACACACTATCAG GACAGGACTCTGGAGGAAAAATCATCCAACAGTCTCTAGGAACAGCACAGCCACAAGAAAAAGTGATAGGATCATCATCAGTTCAGCAGAGTATCCAG cGGATAAATCCCTCTGCAGAAATGGTTATGATTGATAGGATGTTTAACCAGGAGGAAAGAGCATCTCTGACCCGGGATAAGCGTCTTGCACTTGTGGATCCTG ATGGTTATCAGGCCGATTTTTGTTGTTCTGCCAAACAATTTGAGAAAACAGCTGAAGAAGCACAGTCCAGCAAAAGTGACCATCAGCCTAGCAAAACGTTACCTTCTCGAAGTCAGActaccaaaacccaaaccagagaCCGACCAAAATCCAGCTCAGCAGAGTCCACAAATCACAGTAAACTTCCTCTAGTGCCTAAcaacattctgacaccacaagaaggaaaagcttcCTCTAAAAAATCTGAGAGCCTCACTAAAGCTTTAAAGTTTGAAAAAGCTAATTGTTCTTCTGAGAGCCAATATGTGGCCCGTTCTGAAGAAAGGATGAGTAGGAAAGATCTTGCCAAGTCCACTGAGAATTCTTCGAGTTCTGAAGACTTGTCAAAAATTGTGTCAAGAGGCAGTCAAGAAACACACAATAAAATATCAAGGAACACAGTTCAGTCTTTCTCAAAGGTAACGTGTAATAATTCACTTCAAGACAAAACTCTGAGGAGCTCTCCAAAGAATGAGGTTTTGCATCCTGATAACAGGAAAGGCTCTGGTGAAGCCCAGCAAGACTTGCTGCTCAGTAAGAGTTTAGAAACtacatttaaaaacatcttAGAACTTAAAAAAACTGGGAGGCAGCCACAAAATGAGGCAGCGAGTAGTGGCTCGGTTGAATTAGAGTTCCCTAATTTTTCGCCTATTGCTTCACAAGAGAACTGCCTGGAAAAGTTTATTCCAGACCACAGTGAAAGTGTTGTAGAAACTGACTCTATTTTAGAAGCAGCTGTAAATAGTATCTTAGAGTGTTAA
- the BICRAL gene encoding BRD4-interacting chromatin-remodeling complex-associated protein-like isoform X5: protein MDDDDDESCLLDLIGDPQALNYFLHGPSSKSSNEDLTNTEYSVANSNSIFANSNNTDPKSSVKGVSGQLGEGPSDGLQLSSSLQFLEDELVSSPLPDLTEDQPFDILQKSLQEANITEQTLAEEAYLDASVGSSQQFAQAQLHPSSSASFTQASNVSNYSGQTLQPIGVTQVVQQPVGASFASNTVGVQHGFMQHVGISVPGQHLSNSSQISGSGQIQLIGSFSNQPSMMTINNLDGSQIILKGNGQQTPANMSSGLLVHRQTPNGNSLFSNSSSSPVAQPVTVPFNSTNFQTSLPVHNIIIQRGLAPNSNKVPINIQPKPIQMGQQTAYNVNNLGIQQHHVQQGIPFASANSPQSSVVGPHMSVNIVNQQQNTRKSVAPQTVSNAGGSIVIHSPMGQPHAPQNQFLIPTSLSVNSNSVHHVQAINGQLLQTQPSQLVPGQVSAEHVMLSRNSTNMLRANQSYSGQMLNNQNTAVQLVSGQTFTAPGNQVIVNHGTSQIVGGQVPLQQASPTVLHLSPSQANVSQGRSSFTTMSPGQSTVSNMSASNRFAAASSSGSVHPSLGASVQSVAPGGNFTGDQLVQNRAQVAVSASHRLPASSSKSVSTFSHTSVGVTQQQFAFGQKKAVNQTSPVSASKTQDNLRQPQLTSLLSNTLSGQDSGGKIIQQSLGTAQPQEKVIGSSSVQQSIQVDGHLVGQKRPAAKQLTKGAFILQQLQKDQVHAVTPDKSRFRSLNDAVQRLLSYHVCQGSLPTEDDLRKVDSEFESVATQLLKRTQAMLNKYRCLLIEDAMRINPSAEMVMIDRMFNQEERASLTRDKRLALVDPDGYQADFCCSAKQFEKTAEEAQSSKSDHQPSKTLPSRSQTTKTQTRDRPKSSSAESTNHSKLPLVPNNILTPQEGKASSKKSESLTKALKFEKANCSSESQYVARSEERMSRKDLAKSTENSSSSEDLSKIVSRGSQETHNKISRNTVQSFSKREGSRV, encoded by the exons ATggatgatgacgatgatgaaTCCTGTCTCCTTGATCTTATTGG gGACCCACAAGCGCTGAATTATTTTCTACATGGACCTAGTAGTAAATCT AGCAATGAAGACTTGACTAATACAGAATATTCTGTAGCCAACTCAAATTCAATTTTCGCCAACTCCAAT AACACTGATCCTAAGTCGTCTGTAAAAGGTGTAAGTGGTCAGCTTGGAGAGGGGCCTAGTGATGGACTGCAGCTGTCCAGTAGCCTTCAGTTTCTTGAAGATGAACTTGTGTCTTCTCCTTTACCTGATCTTACTGAGGATCAGCCTTTTGATATTCTTCAGAAATCTTTGCAGGAGGCCAATATTACTGAACAGACTTTGGCAGAAGAGGCATATTTGGATGCCAGTGTAGGTTCTAGCCAACAGTTTGCACAAGCTCAGCTTCATCCTTCTTCATCAGCATCCTTTACTCAGGCTTCTAATGTTTCTAATTACTCAGGTCAGACGTTGCAACCTATAGGAGTTACTCAAGTGGTACAGCAACCTGTTGGAGCATCTTTTGCAAGCAATACAGTCGGTGTGCAACATGGCTTTATGCAACACGTTGGAATTAGTGTTCCTGGCCAGCATTTGTCTAATAGCAGCCAGATTAGTGGTTCTGGGCAGATACAGCTGATTGGTTCATTTAGTAATCAACCTTCCATGATGACCATCAATAACCTCGATGGATCTCAGATAATACTGAAAGGCAATGGTCAGCAAACACCTGCAAACATGAGCAGTGGTCTCTTGGTTCATAGACAAACTCCAAATGGAAACTCGCTGTTCAGTAACTCAAGTTCGAGTCCAGTAGCACAACCCGTAACTGTTCCATTTAACAGCACAAATTTTCAGACTTCGTTGCCTGTCCATAATATCATCATTCAAAGGGGTTTGGCGCCAAACTCTAACAAAGTTCCTATTAATATCCAACCAAAGCCTATTCAAATGGGTCAGCAGACTGCTTATAATGTGAATAACTTGGGAATACAGCAACATCATGTACAGCAAGGGATTCCATTTGCTTCTGCAAACTCACCTCAAAGTTCGGTAGTTGGTCCTCATATGTCAGTTAATATTGTTAATCAACaacaaaatacaagaaaatcAGTTGCACCTCAGACAGTTAGCAATGCTGGAGGTAGTATTGTTATCCATTCTCCTATGGGACAGCCTCATGCACCTCAAAACCAGTTTCTCATACCTACAAGTTTGTCTGTTAATTCTAATTCAGTTCATCATGTCCAGGCCATAAATGGACAACTTCTTCAGACTCAGCCTTCCCAGCTGGTTCCTGGCCAAGTGTCTGCTGAGCATGTAATGCTCAGCAGGAACTCTACAAACATGCTAAGAGCCAACCAGTCGTATTCAGGACAGATGCTGAATAATCAGAACACAGCTGTTCAGCTTGTTTCGGGCCAGACATTCACAGCTCCTGGAAACCAAGTTATAGTAAATCATGGAACTTCCCAAATTGTTGGTGGAcaggtgccactgcagcaggcGTCACCAACGGTGTTGCATTTGTCACCCAGCCAAGCTAACGTTTCTCAAGGCAGATCGAGTTTTACCACCATGTCACCTGGGCAGTCCACAGTCTCAAATATGTCAGCTTCTAATAGGTTTGCTGCTGCGAGTTCTTCTGGTTCAGTACACCCCAGCTTGGGAGCATCAGTTCAGTCTGTCGCACCGGGAGGGAACTTTACAGGGGATCAGCTGGTCCAGAACAGAGCTCAAGTTGCCGTCAGTGCATCGCATCGTCTTCCAGCATCCTCCTCTAAGTCTGTCAGCACCTTCAGTCACACGTCTGTGGGAGTAACACAGCAGCAGTTTGCCTTTGGTCAG AAAAAGGCTGTGAACCAGACATCACCAGTTTCTGCATCGAAGACACAGGACAATTTGAGACAGCCTCAGCTAACAAGTCTCCTGAGCAACACACTATCAG GACAGGACTCTGGAGGAAAAATCATCCAACAGTCTCTAGGAACAGCACAGCCACAAGAAAAAGTGATAGGATCATCATCAGTTCAGCAGAGTATCCAG GTGGATGGTCATTTAGTTGGACAGAAAAGGCCTGCTGCTAAACAGTTAACTAAAGGAGCTTT TATTCTGCAGCAATTGCAGAAGGATCAGGTACATGCTGTGACACCAGATAAAAGTCGGTTCAGATCATTAAATGATGCAGTTCAGAGACTCCTCTCATACCATGTGTGCCAGGGATCGCTGCCAACAGAAGATGATTTAAgaaaag TGGACAGTGAATTTGAATCTGTAGCTACACAGCTTCTGAAGAGGACGCAGGCTATGCTGAACAAATACAGATGTTTGCTTATAGAAGATGCAATG cGGATAAATCCCTCTGCAGAAATGGTTATGATTGATAGGATGTTTAACCAGGAGGAAAGAGCATCTCTGACCCGGGATAAGCGTCTTGCACTTGTGGATCCTG ATGGTTATCAGGCCGATTTTTGTTGTTCTGCCAAACAATTTGAGAAAACAGCTGAAGAAGCACAGTCCAGCAAAAGTGACCATCAGCCTAGCAAAACGTTACCTTCTCGAAGTCAGActaccaaaacccaaaccagagaCCGACCAAAATCCAGCTCAGCAGAGTCCACAAATCACAGTAAACTTCCTCTAGTGCCTAAcaacattctgacaccacaagaaggaaaagcttcCTCTAAAAAATCTGAGAGCCTCACTAAAGCTTTAAAGTTTGAAAAAGCTAATTGTTCTTCTGAGAGCCAATATGTGGCCCGTTCTGAAGAAAGGATGAGTAGGAAAGATCTTGCCAAGTCCACTGAGAATTCTTCGAGTTCTGAAGACTTGTCAAAAATTGTGTCAAGAGGCAGTCAAGAAACACACAATAAAATATCAAGGAACACAGTTCAGTCTTTCTCAAAG